CCGGGCCCCTGGCCGGGCGCGTTCCCGGTCTGACCACCCGTCCGCCCCCGCTCATACCGGCTGTGACCTGCGTCGACAAGAGTCCGCGCAGGTCATGTGATCGACGCCACCCGCGTCTCACATTTCGGGACCAGGGTGTCCGCATCGCGGACGAAGCTGGACTGTGTCCAGATCGCCGTGACACGCTTTCGTCATGTCCGGAACTGGAATTGCCTTGGTGAGTCGGCGACACGTCGACCTCGGCCGCATGTCCAGCGCCATCTGTCCGGCGAGCTGACGAGCCGCAGCACCGCCGACGTCTCCGCACAGCCTTCTGCCCGCGCGATGACGCGCATGTACTCCCATGCGCCCGTACGCCCAGGTCAGAGCCGCCCCGCCCGCCACCCGACCACCACCCCTCGCGGACGGCGCCACGCGCCGACACCTTTCCTCCGCTGTCCGAAGGACTGATCAACCATGGCCGCCACCCCGCAGAACCCTGCCGCCGAGACTCCCCGCCGCAAGGTGAGCCGTCACCGCGGTGAGGGCCAGTGGGCCGCGGGACACTTCACCCCGCTCAACGGCAACGAGCAGTTCAAGAAGGACGACGACGGTCTCAACGTGCGGACACGCATTGAGACGATCTACTCCAAGCGCGGTTTCGACTCGATCGACCCCAACGACCTGCGCGGCCGGATGCGCTGGTGGGGCCTCTACACCCAGCGCAAGCCCGGGATCGACGGCGGCAAGACCGCGATCCTGGAGCCGGAGGAGCTGGACGACAAGTACTTCATGCTGCGCGTCCGCATCGACGGCGGCGCGCTCACCACCGAACAGCTGCGGGTGATCGGCGAGATCTCGCAGGAGTTCGCGCGCGGCACCGCCGACCTCACCGACCGGCAGAACGTCCAGTACCACTGGATCCGCATCGAGGACGTGCCCGAGATCTGGAACCGCCTCGAGGCGGTCGGCCTGTCCACCACCGAGGCCTGCGGTGACACCCCCCGCACGATCCTCGGCTCTCCCGTCGCCGGCATCGCCGAGGACGAGATCATCGACGGCAGCCCGGCCGTCGAGGAGATCCACCGCCGGTTCATCGGCAACAAGGAATTCTCCAACCTGCCGCGCAAGTTCAAGACGGCGATCTCCGGATCCCCGCTCCTGGACGTCGCCCATGAGATCAACGACG
This Streptomyces sp. NBC_00377 DNA region includes the following protein-coding sequences:
- a CDS encoding putative leader peptide produces the protein MSGTGIALVSRRHVDLGRMSSAICPAS